In the genome of Aerosakkonema funiforme FACHB-1375, the window CCGACGGCTTATTTCAGTATGGTCATAGCAAAGATCATCGCCCCGACTTGGCCCAAGTCAAACTGATGTTATCAACATTAGATCCTTTGGGAATGCCCATTGCTACAGAAATATTACCAGGAAATAAAGCCGATGACCCCTTATATACACCAGCGATTGAGCGAGTGCGCTCGACATTGAACCAATCTGGCTTACTCTACATCGGGGACTGTAAAATGGCCGCCCTTTCTACTCGTGGGACAGTAGTGGCCAACCAGGATTATTATTTATGCCCTCTGCCTGCTACTCAATTGACCACAGGAGAACTGGAAAATTACCTCTCGCCTGTGCTTTTGGAGCAGCAAGCATTAACTACGATTGATTATGATTATGCTAATGGCAACACCAAACCAATTGCTGTTGGTTATGAAACCCCAGTTACTCGTACTACCACAGTCAATGGTCAAGTTATTACTTGGACGGAACGGCTGTTAGTTGTTCGTTCCATAGCAGCAGCAGAATCGGGAGAACAAGCGCTACTGTCAAGATTGGAGAAAGCACAAGTAGCTTTAGCCCAGTTAAATCAACCAAAACGAGGGAAAAAGCGCCTCACTAATCTGCTATCGTGGCAACAAGCTGCCGGAGCGATTCTCCAACAATACCATGTACAAGGTTTGTTGCAATTAGATTATCAACTAACTCATACTAAGCGGTTGCGAAGAGGTTATCGCCAGCGAAAAGAGCAGATAGTCACTGAATCTAAAATCAACTTGGTTGTTACCATAGACAATGCTGCACTCAACCGACAAATCAGCTTATTAGGGTGGCGAGTCTATGTGACCAATCAACCAATTGAGCAGTTATCTGTGGCTGATGCAGTGATAGCTTATCGGCAGGAGTATTTGATGGAAAGAGGGTTTGGGCGCTTCAAAGGTTTTCCCTTATCTTTAACTCCGATGTATTTACAGCGAGATGACCATGTAACGGGTTTGATGCGTCTGCTTTCGATTGGTTTGCGTGTTTTGACTCTACTGGAATTTTCTGTCCGGCGCAATTTAGCTGCTCAAAAACAGAAGTTAGCAGGTTTATATGCAGCTAATCCAAAACGTGCTACTGCCAATCCTACTGCTGAACAACTACTGGCAGCTTTTGGTGATATTACTTTACTAATGATTGATGTACCTGAGCGGACTTACGTACATCTGACTTCTTTATCGCCTCTGCAACAAAGGATTTTGTCTCTGTTGTGTTTGCCACTAGAGATTTATACTCAACTTTCTGTTGATGATGCTGTTCCCTAGCTG includes:
- a CDS encoding IS1634 family transposase: MSKTLNVTNERVDDIPLLCAFLKQMRVQSLLDQHFPTHGNWQGLSLGWVAVVWLSYILSQADHRLSHVQPWAEKRLETLRGCTTDTLRALDFTDDRLQAVLRYLSDDRSWSEFERELGSQLVQVYDLKPRTACLDSTTANTYCGANADGLFQYGHSKDHRPDLAQVKLMLSTLDPLGMPIATEILPGNKADDPLYTPAIERVRSTLNQSGLLYIGDCKMAALSTRGTVVANQDYYLCPLPATQLTTGELENYLSPVLLEQQALTTIDYDYANGNTKPIAVGYETPVTRTTTVNGQVITWTERLLVVRSIAAAESGEQALLSRLEKAQVALAQLNQPKRGKKRLTNLLSWQQAAGAILQQYHVQGLLQLDYQLTHTKRLRRGYRQRKEQIVTESKINLVVTIDNAALNRQISLLGWRVYVTNQPIEQLSVADAVIAYRQEYLMERGFGRFKGFPLSLTPMYLQRDDHVTGLMRLLSIGLRVLTLLEFSVRRNLAAQKQKLAGLYAANPKRATANPTAEQLLAAFGDITLLMIDVPERTYVHLTSLSPLQQRILSLLCLPLEIYTQLSVDDAVP